The Denticeps clupeoides chromosome 10, fDenClu1.1, whole genome shotgun sequence DNA window aattCCTTTTTACTCCTAAGACCAGGAGTCGCTTAGATCTTTCCGTGTTCCACCACGCCTAATCCAATCAAAATTTGGGGTGCTGGATGGTGCATAGCGGTCCCGCCCGTCACTCGTCACTTCTCGTCCAGTAAGCTGTCCAGGAGTTGCTCACACATCAGAAGGCACCGAGGGACATGGAAGCATCCTGGGAGTGGACCGAACTTATCATCATACACAACGAAATACAGAGAAAAACACGAGACCATCAGCGGACGATTGTGAGAAGAGTCGTCTTGCCTTTAAACGGGCCGCCTTTGAAGTCCAGAGCCACCTGACCCTGTTGAGTCAGGTATCCGAACCACTCGCCGTGGACGGAGTCGGAGAACTGCGCGTGGGGCAAAAAAACCTCATTAACCGGATCTCTCCGGCGAATTTGTTGGTTTAAGGTGGGCCGCGTCGACTCACATGTGAGAACGTATAGTCGTAAATCTTGCCGAATCGCTCCAGCATAGCCGGGTCTCTGGTGTGTCTGTAGGCCATCAGGAATGCAATAAGTGCCTCGCAGTGAGGCCACCACAGCTTCATGCTCCACTCCAACTACAACATAAGGTCCATGCTGATTAACCAGatatcaattattattattattattattttttttttttgcaaattgaTTACCTGTGTTGGACAATGTCCGTCAACATCAAGGAAGTAGAACAAGCCTCCGTGCTCTTTGTCCCAGCCTGTTTTGAAGGGCACCTCCATGAATTTCTCTATCGAGGTCTTCTGCAGGGCCACGTCACCTCGCTCCTGGGCGTACTGAAGCAGGAACCAGCCTGCCTCCAGAGCATGGCCTGCGTTCAAATtcagattaacatttaaaacagaacagaagatcGGGGCTGAATCAGGGACACTGGGACAAGATTCATCCTTCAACTGTACAGCTCCAGTCCCAGCCTGAAGTCTCCTTATTCTCTGTCTGGCATCCTTCATTCAACTCACCAATTTAAACATGCCTCCAATGAGCTCAAGGTAAGTCATTTTGCAAAGGAACCATCACCTCACCCCAAACACTCATAGTGGACGTTACACCAGCCTTGGACCGGAAGAATAGAAGATTCCAGCAACATGGATCCAACCCTACCCATCTTACTCCAGCTGTCTGTTGGTAAACTGCAGGAAAAGCTCTTGTTTTAAGGTGAAGGCCAGGAACCAGAaagcctcatttacatttaaggcgtttgtctgacgtccttatccagagcgacttacaacgtgcttccatgttaccatcgatgaggtgatcaattctggttcactaggacccccaactatgaatacaatctttttattcactctgttctagtttctatacagaagtcaaacaataagaaagttacaagttaatctaaatattctctaaagaggaaggtcttgagctgccatgtgaaagttctcagtgactgagctgttctgacctcgaggggaagttcattccaccaccgaggggtcaagacggagaagagtctagatgaatgtcttccttttaccttcagagatggggggaccaggcgagcagtactggaggctcggagtatacgaggtgcagtacgaggtgtaataagggctgtgaggtaggatggtgctactacatgtttggctttgtaggccagcatcagtattttgaacctgatgcgtgcagctactgggagccggtggagggaacgtagcagaggggcggtgtgggacaATTTACAACATTTGTGTTCTCATTAAACTACCTGGGTTTTGAAGTCGTCCCTGGCAACCAGGAAGCTCTTTTCCCTCCGCTGAGACGTTTTCCAGAATGGCTGTTCCATCCCTCTGTGCAATAAATCAAACCGAGGAACTGCGGGTGAGCCACAGGAGGACCCGTTAAACGGAGCGAAGCTGGCCGGGCAGCCCGAGAGCGTCCAACTACCTGGACGTGCTGCAGAATCTGCTGCACGCACCAGCCGGCCACCTCGCCGTACTTCCGCGCCAGCGAGGTCCGGCCCTCGCTCAGCTGACCCACCAGGCACAGGAGCATCATGGGAACTGCCATGCTGTTGACCGGAGGGTCCCCAGGCATCGCCGGGCGGCCGAGGCCAGAGGGATCCACCCTCGCCCAGTGTACCAGCTGGTCCATCATCTTCTCAGCTTCTGTCTGGGGGGAACGAGTAGAATTACATTTCGTAAAAGACTTGAGGAGACGCTACGCATTTGGTGTAAGAACCCAGAAAGTAAGCACATGATCACGGATTAAGTAAAAGTTCTCGAATTGAGAACTTCGTTGAGGTTCTCCTTTAGTCTAGAGAAACAGACCCAGAGGGATCTTTGAAAAGATGGATTTCAAGGATGCAAACTTCAAGTCCCACATCCATAATCCTTTACATGTTTCTTGTTGTGGATATTAGTGGTCTTACTTGCCTCTGAAGGACCTGGCTTGTGTAGACCAGTCGAACCCTTGATTGAGCAACATCTCAGACACCCTTCAAATCACGTAGCATCCTTGACGGCCCTTCCGGGGCCCTTATTGAAAGCGTCTCCGTGTCCCGGCGTCCCTTTTTACCTGCCTCTCCTCATCTCCAGTAACCCTGGCCAGCTCATCCATGGCCATGACGTAGAAGCACTCGCTGAAGATGGTCCTCTGCACCTTCACCGCCCTGCCGTCCCTGGTCAGGCAGAACGCACACTTCTCCGGACCGCCGGACGACGGGACGCGGGCGTGGCGCCGTAAAAACGTCCCACCTGGAGGACATAAATCTCGTTTTTCAAGCTCTCGTTCAGTTGAAAGTCCATGCAGACATGAGGAGACCTCGACTGTTGTCCGGCAGTCCTGAACGTTCCTATTGTGACAACTTGTCCTCACTTCTTCTTGTATTCTTCATAACAGCCTCCATAAAGTAGTTGCATCAAATTTTGACGGGTAGTGTAGTTTTTACAGCCATATTTGGGCATTAATAGAAAAGCTGGTTtggtgacgtttttttttttttttttgtgtgtgtgtcacaagtgattgtcacacggtgcacacagtgaaatttgtcctctgcatttaaccggaGCTGTGATCGACTTTGCTGACAAGTCTGCACCCACCTGCTTTAGCCGCTTCGAGGATCTCCGGCCGGCGAAAGCGCTCCACGGTGCGGTACAGGCGGCAGTACATCCACACCTGAGAGCGGATCTCCAGGACATTAGTGGCCAGGCAGCGTTAAATCCCCACAAAGCCGCGTGTTGGGGCGCTCACCTGTCGGCCCTGAAGCCAGACGTATTTCAGCTCGTCGTACACGCTCCCGTCCTTCCCGACGCAGTTGA harbors:
- the renbp gene encoding N-acylglucosamine 2-epimerase isoform X2 is translated as MYCRLYRTVERFRRPEILEAAKAGGTFLRRHARVPSSGGPEKCAFCLTRDGRAVKVQRTIFSECFYVMAMDELARVTGDEERQTEAEKMMDQLVHWARVDPSGLGRPAMPGDPPVNSMAVPMMLLCLVGQLSEGRTSLARKYGEVAGWCVQQILQHVQRDGTAILENVSAEGKELPGCQGRLQNPGHALEAGWFLLQYAQERGDVALQKTSIEKFMEVPFKTGWDKEHGGLFYFLDVDGHCPTQLEWSMKLWWPHCEALIAFLMAYRHTRDPAMLERFGKIYDYTFSHFSDSVHGEWFGYLTQQGQVALDFKGGPFKGCFHVPRCLLMCEQLLDSLLDEK
- the renbp gene encoding N-acylglucosamine 2-epimerase isoform X1, whose amino-acid sequence is MSVQLTAAMLEEYRQRIRAELDRAVGFWLENSHDGQHGGFFNCVGKDGSVYDELKYVWLQGRQVWMYCRLYRTVERFRRPEILEAAKAGGTFLRRHARVPSSGGPEKCAFCLTRDGRAVKVQRTIFSECFYVMAMDELARVTGDEERQTEAEKMMDQLVHWARVDPSGLGRPAMPGDPPVNSMAVPMMLLCLVGQLSEGRTSLARKYGEVAGWCVQQILQHVQRDGTAILENVSAEGKELPGCQGRLQNPGHALEAGWFLLQYAQERGDVALQKTSIEKFMEVPFKTGWDKEHGGLFYFLDVDGHCPTQLEWSMKLWWPHCEALIAFLMAYRHTRDPAMLERFGKIYDYTFSHFSDSVHGEWFGYLTQQGQVALDFKGGPFKGCFHVPRCLLMCEQLLDSLLDEK